TTTGAGCACTGATTGAAAATGATTGGCAAGGAAACCCACCTAACAAAATGTCGTGGTCTGGTACTTCACTCGGGGTAATGTCACGAACATCTTTTGTTTCGCATTTATGTGAAAAGTTATCATTATAAATTTTTGTTGCATACGCATCATTATCAACCGCATAAACAACTTCAAAAGGTAATTCAGCATAATGCTTGTCAAGGAAATTAAAATCTCCTTGAATGCCTAAATCCATTCCTCCGCAACCGCAGAAAAGTGAAGCAACCTTTAACTTGCTATTTCCAAAAGTTTGTGCCATTGCCCTGATGTTTTAGAAAATTCAACAACTAAATTTTTATCTACTTTCAAGTTTCCTAATTCAAATTGTTTAATAGGATTTTGAATAACGAAAATGTTTTTTCCTTCGTCATTTATCACTAAATAATAAACGAAATAATTATCGCCTAATGTTTCGGCTGTGTCCCATTCATTTGGCGTAAGTTTGAAACGGTTATTGTTAATCGCTTTTCTTGATTTGGTTGTTTTTACTTCGATGTATCGTTTGTTTTTAGGAATTTCGATACTTTGTAAATCGTAACCAACTCCAAGTGGAGTAGGGATTTTATTGATTAAGTGTTGACGATTTGAACCGTCTTTTGTTCTCAAATATTCGTGAGCCAAGATTAAAGTTTCTCCGTAATCCCCGAATATTTTTGTAGGTACTTTTCTATCTTCTTTCATTCGTGAGTAATACTCTTGAATGAGTGTAGAGATATTTTCAACTTCACGTTCTTCTAAATGCGGAGCAAACGCCTCGATATTGTCAAAGCTGTTTACAAAGTCAAACCAAACTTCTTCTAACGCTCCAATTTCTGGATTTGTGATTTCGTCTGCATTGTAGAATTTGTCGTACTCATCAAACCAAACATCATTTTGTAAATGGAAGTTGATAGTTTCTTTGTTTTCGCCATTCAGATAATAATAGTAACCTGTTCCTTTGTGTTGCAAAAGGTTAGCTAAAACCATATAATCTAAAATATCTCCTGCATAACGATTGGTGTCGCCCTTTGACGGAAATTCGCCTGTGCGTTCGTTTCTTAAAGCCTCGTAATCATATTCATATTCTACTTTGTCTTTTCTATTTTGTAGAATGAGTTTTGCGACTTCCTTTGCTTGTCTTTTTCCTGTTGTAACTCGTAGGTCGAAATATGCACATTGTGTAAGTTCTTCGGCTGTTATACTAAATGATTTTTCTGTTAATTTTTCTCCTTCAATTAGTAAATTAAGTATGAATTGACAAGGTTTAAACCTTACGCCTGCTTCAATTTGTTTGATTACATTTTGAGATTTTATGTGTCCTGCTGGATATTGAAATGAATACAAAAAGTAATTAAAAAACTCGTCCAAATATTGATTGTTGGCAAGTCTTTTAGCCATTAAACTTGGTTGGGAATAACCATTTGTTTCTTGGATAAACCCAAACAAAGCGGAAATTTCTGTTCGCCAATTGTCTATTGTCTTTTGTGTAGATGTTGCATTCTTTTTAAAACCAAATAATACCTTATTCAATTCATTCCTGAAATCGTTGTTTGGTAAAACCGCCATTTCTGAAATAGAAGTTGCTACATACAACAAAACTTCTTCCACATCATTTTTGAAACGTGGTCTGACGTGGTGCAAACGGAAAAAATATTCGTCTGGTATTCTGTATGTTTTTATTCCGCTCATAGATATTTCTTAATTTCAGTTGCCAATACCTTTGCCAAAATTGGCGGAACGGCATTGCCTACTTGTTTGTACTGGCTTGTTTTACTTCCTAAAAAAATGAAAGTGTCGGGAAACGATTGTATTCTCGCACTTTCTCTTACAGTTGGTACACGATTGTATTTATAATGAAAATGATGTCTGTGTCCTGTGTCAATTGTAAAACTTGGTTTTTTGCTGTTTAGTCTTGTCCAAGCAATATTTACGTTTCTTGTTTTCCGTAATTCTTCGGGCAAATCTTTATAATTCCCACCGTCAGGAACAAGCGAAATAATGCTTTTTGTTTGTTCGCTATGATTTGTTATTTCGTGATTGTAAACTCCAACAGATTTTTCCCTAATTAGTTTCTGATAATCCGATTTTGGTTCTAACTTGTATTTCGTTCCGTCTGTCAACGATTTTTCAGGCAAGTCCGAAATTGCTTCTTTTGCATTTATTGGTTTTTCTGTTGTAGGTTCGGGAAAAACAAACTCTGTTTTGTTTTTTGTGCCAACAAAAAACGCTCTTCTTCTGTTTTGTGGAACGCCAAAATCCGATGCTAACAAAACTTTATAAACTACCGTGTAACCGAGCTTTTCAAAATCTTTAATGATGCTGTCTTTTACAACACCTTTTCCCATTGAAACAATGTTTGGCACATTTTCCATTAGAAAAACTTTAGGTTGGTAAAATTTCACGAAACTTACAAATGATTTGTAAAGTTGATTGCGTTCATCGTCTACAATCCGTTTTCCTGCAATGGAAAAACCTTGACAAGGTGGGCCTCCAATGATTACATCAATATTTTTGATTTCTGTCTTTTTACTGATTTCTATTGGTGTTTCTGTAAATAAATCGGCTACAATTCCTTTTGCATTTTTGTGTGTATTTTCAAAAGTTGTAATGGCGTCTTTCCAATGGTCAATACCCAAAAGCACATTATATCCAGCTTCGATGAATCCATAAGAAAGTCCACCGCAACCGCAAAACAAGTCTATCACCGTTGGTTTATTTTTCATCTTCAAAACTTATTTTTTCTTGTTTTACGTTTATATTTTTTAAATAATTAATCTTTTCTTCTGCTACAATTAATGTTTCAGGTGAACAATTGTATTGATACATTTTCTTTGCGAACTGGTCTGCAAAATATTCAGTTTTCAATTTTTCAAAGTCGAGTTTAAAAGCATTTGCCAATTTTTCTAATCGTTTTTCGTCAAACTCTCTTTTCCCGTTTTCTATTTTGCTGAGATTTGCAGAGTCGAGGTTAAGCTGAAATGCAAGTTGTGTTAAAGTCAAACCATTGTCTTTCCTTAATCGCTTAATGTATTCACCAAAAGTTGCTTTCATATACTTGCAATTTAATACTTGTCAATAATCGACAAAATTACTCAAATTTTTTTGTATCGCAACTGTTTTGTTTATTTTTTTCGTGCGTTGGGAAAATTCAAGCTCTTTTGGTTTTTTAGCGTTGGATTTGTGAGTGGGAAAAACCAAATGTGCTTGAATGTGCGGTGGGTCAGGGGTTGCCTATAACGGTTTGCGGCTTGGCGATGTTTTTTGTGAGGGGATTTAAAGCACAAAAGTTCAATAGAAGCACTGCCGTTCATTATTGCACTAATGTTGAATAAAGCACTGTCGCCCCCGAACAAAAAATATAGCCAAACCGCTGTTAGCTGCCGTTTTTCTTTTTTGTCGTGGGGGAATAGTGGGGTCATTTTCCGTATTTGTCTTTGAGTTCAAGTTTCTTTATTCGTGAGTTAATTGCTCCTACGTTTCGTCCAAATATTTCTGCAAGTTCTTTCGCTTTCTTGCCTTCACAAAATAGCAATTCAAGTTTATTGTCGTCTTCTGCTGTCCAAGGCAAATATGCCTGTTGATGTGTTTCTCTGATTTTCTCTACCGAATATGTTTTGCCGTCTTTGGGTTCTTTAAGTTCTTTGAACTTTGTCAGCGACTTTTTTAATGCTTCAACAAAGTCTTTCAAGTCTTCGTCATAAACCATAAGTCGGTGATGTTCGTAACCGCTTTGAATTTTTTTACTTTCGGAAATTTTCAGATACAAGTCACCTT
The sequence above is drawn from the Bacteroidia bacterium genome and encodes:
- a CDS encoding DUF3883 domain-containing protein: MSGIKTYRIPDEYFFRLHHVRPRFKNDVEEVLLYVATSISEMAVLPNNDFRNELNKVLFGFKKNATSTQKTIDNWRTEISALFGFIQETNGYSQPSLMAKRLANNQYLDEFFNYFLYSFQYPAGHIKSQNVIKQIEAGVRFKPCQFILNLLIEGEKLTEKSFSITAEELTQCAYFDLRVTTGKRQAKEVAKLILQNRKDKVEYEYDYEALRNERTGEFPSKGDTNRYAGDILDYMVLANLLQHKGTGYYYYLNGENKETINFHLQNDVWFDEYDKFYNADEITNPEIGALEEVWFDFVNSFDNIEAFAPHLEEREVENISTLIQEYYSRMKEDRKVPTKIFGDYGETLILAHEYLRTKDGSNRQHLINKIPTPLGVGYDLQSIEIPKNKRYIEVKTTKSRKAINNNRFKLTPNEWDTAETLGDNYFVYYLVINDEGKNIFVIQNPIKQFELGNLKVDKNLVVEFSKTSGQWHKLLEIAS
- a CDS encoding PUR family DNA/RNA-binding protein, encoding MSDNEIYSEKITKGSRTYFFDIKKSEKGDLYLKISESKKIQSGYEHHRLMVYDEDLKDFVEALKKSLTKFKELKEPKDGKTYSVEKIRETHQQAYLPWTAEDDNKLELLFCEGKKAKELAEIFGRNVGAINSRIKKLELKDKYGK
- a CDS encoding helix-turn-helix domain-containing protein, translating into MKATFGEYIKRLRKDNGLTLTQLAFQLNLDSANLSKIENGKREFDEKRLEKLANAFKLDFEKLKTEYFADQFAKKMYQYNCSPETLIVAEEKINYLKNINVKQEKISFEDEK
- a CDS encoding DNA cytosine methyltransferase, yielding MKNKPTVIDLFCGCGGLSYGFIEAGYNVLLGIDHWKDAITTFENTHKNAKGIVADLFTETPIEISKKTEIKNIDVIIGGPPCQGFSIAGKRIVDDERNQLYKSFVSFVKFYQPKVFLMENVPNIVSMGKGVVKDSIIKDFEKLGYTVVYKVLLASDFGVPQNRRRAFFVGTKNKTEFVFPEPTTEKPINAKEAISDLPEKSLTDGTKYKLEPKSDYQKLIREKSVGVYNHEITNHSEQTKSIISLVPDGGNYKDLPEELRKTRNVNIAWTRLNSKKPSFTIDTGHRHHFHYKYNRVPTVRESARIQSFPDTFIFLGSKTSQYKQVGNAVPPILAKVLATEIKKYL